Part of the Oncorhynchus nerka isolate Pitt River linkage group LG14, Oner_Uvic_2.0, whole genome shotgun sequence genome is shown below.
tgggatgcaatttctgaggctggtaactctaataaacttatcctctgcagcagaggtaactgggtcttcctttcctgtggcagtcctcaggAGAGCCAGTTTCCTCATAGTGAtttatggtttttgcaactgcacttgaagaaactttcaaagttcttgaaatcatcctgattgactgaccttcatgtcttaaagtaatgatggactgtcgtttctctttgcttatttgagggttcttgccataatatgggcacagctgttaattgaaatgcattccaggtgactacctcatgaagctggttgagagaatgccaagagtgtgcaaagctgtcatcaaggcaaagggtggccacttcacctaatttgctcacattgtacatCGACTTACTTTtccactgtattattgactgtatatttgtttattccatgtgtaactctgtgtcgttgtatgtgtcgaactgctatgctttatcttggccaggtcgcagttgtaaatgagaacttgttctcaacttgccgcctggttaaataaaggtcaaataaattaaataaataaactttgaagaatctcaaatataaaatatattttgatttgtttaacaattttttttggttactacatgattccatatgtattaattcatagttttgatgtcttcactgttattctataatgtataaaatagtaaaaataaagaagaacccttcttgtatagacattatggacagtatgtggatataatatgtagtatatctgaatAATCAATGAATATAGATCCATAGTGTTAGTGGTGTGAACTCTGCAGATGTATCTAGTTAAATCTCACTGTACACAGTAGCTATCTGCTGAGGCTTCAGAATGAACAGGATCCTGAATCTGAGGCGACTTAGGggtatgcgtcccaaatggcaccctattccctttatagtgcactacttttgaccagggcccatatagagctctggtcaaaagaaatGTGGCTATAtcggggatagggtgccatttgggacgcggcCCCGACTGTTTTGGTACCCCGGCCATGTACCCTGGCCATGTACCCCGGCCATGTACCTTGGCCAACTAAAGCTATCGGCTCTCAGACATGTCCTTTCTGTCAATGACATTGTCTTCAGAGTGAGCATAGTCTAGTACAAGCTGTTTGGCTTCACAGTGAGCATAGTCTAGTACAAGCTGTTTGGCTTCACAGTGAGCATAGTCTAGTACAAGCTGTTTGGCTTCACAGTGAACATAGTCTAGTACAAGCTGTTTGGCTTCACAGTGAGCATAGTCTAGTACAAGCTGTTTGGCTTCACAGTGAGCATAGTCTAGTACAAGCTGTTTGGCTTCACAGTGAGCATAGTCTAGTACAAGCTGTTTGGCTTCACAGTGAGCATAGTCTAGTACAAGCTGTTTGGCTTCACAGTGAGCATAGTCTAGTACAAGCTGTTTGGCTTCACAGTGAACATAGTCTAGTACAAGCTGTTTGGCTTCACAGTGAGCATAGTCTAGTACAAGCTGTTTGGCTTCACAGTGAGCATAGTCTAGTACAAGCTGTTTGGCTTCACAGTGAGCATAGTCTAGTACAAGCTGTTTGGTGCTCATCGTAGGACAAGACACTGAAGTCAAGCCAGCCCAGGTTCAACCAGTGTTCCccaaaatgccaccctattcccaaaATGGGCTCTGATTaaaagttgtgcactacatagggaatagggtgatattTGGGAGGCAAAATGGGCTctgattaaaagtagtgcactaaatagggaatagggtgatatttgggaggcaccctcatagacatagACAGTAGTAAATGTCTGGAAGGCACTTCCATCCTCCTCATAGAGCCACCGTTGGGAGGATATTTTCACAGAGTAAGCAGATAGAATCTTTTATAGCCAATTGGTAATGACACTGTCCTGTAAATCAACATCCAGAGATGAGTTAGACTTTCTAACATGCGGAGTGGAAGAGGTTGGGAGTATTAGTGACCCATGACAATCAGTACATACAAGCGTTAGATCCAAGCACTACTCCTTTTGTTGATACTTTAGCAAATCAATATTTTAGCACATAAAATATTAACTGCTGTTACTAATATCATCAATAATGTTTACAGTTTTAGAATTAGACACCAGTGCTTCTTCGACTTGCATAGATGACAGTACTTGGATAACAGAGCAGAGCTCCCTGGCCATGACGATAAGCTGAACAAGTAGAACAACGCCCTTGACAGTGCTCATACACTGGCAACAGCCACCTGTCCCAATGGTGGATCATGTCACCTCCAAATTGGCAGAATGGCATCCGTATATGGATCATATGGATAATCTCTTGGAAAGGTCATTGGCCAGTAGGAATTGGAAAGGTCATTGGCCAGTTGGAATTGGAAAGGTCATTGGCCAGTAGGAATTGGAAAGGTCATTGGCCAGTAGGAATTGGAAAGGTCATTGGCCAGTTGGAATTGGAAAGGTCATTGGCCAGTAGGTATTGGAAAGGTCATTGGCCAGTAGGAATTGGAAAGGTCATTGGCCAGTTGGAATTGGAAAGGTCATTGGCCAGTAGGAATTGGAAAGGTCATTGGCCAGTAGGAATTGGAAAGGTCATTGGCCAGTAGGAATTGGAAAGGTCATTGGCCAGTAGGAATTGGAAAGGTCATTGGCCAGTAGGAATTGGAAAGGTTATTGGCCAGTAGGAATTGGAAAGGTCATTGGCCAGTAGGAATTGGAAAGGTCATTGGCCAGTAGGAATTGGAAAGGTCATTGGCCAGTAGGAATTGGAAAGGTTATTGGCCAGTAGGAATTGGAAAGGTCATTGGCCAGTAGGAATTGGAAAGGTTATTGGCCAGTAGGAATTGGAAAGGTCATTGGCCAGTAGGAATTGGAAAGGTCATTGACCAGTAGGAATTGGAAAGGTTATTGGCCAGTAGGAATTGGAAAGGTCATTGGCCAGTAGGAATTGGAAAGGTCATTGAACAGTAGGAATTGGAAAGGTTATTAGCTACAGATCAAAGGCAAGCCACAGTGCTAGAATAAGTAGAACAAGCTTGCTCATTTTGAGTGCACCCATGACTTTACCAGTCAAATCGCCATGGTCAGAGGTTCCAGACCGTTCTATTCGTTCTACTTCTATGAGGCAAGGCCCTGCAGGACAAAATAAATAGACCCTCCATCTGGTTCTCTTCTGTCAGCAGCTCTATGTGCACATCATGAGACCACATCAACTTAACAATCAGTCATGATCATGTGTGAGGGACTATTGAACTGTTCAGACAGTCAGTAACTGTTACAGTGATGTTACAGTTTCCCAAACTCCATGCTCGGGActccaaggggtgcacgttttggtttttgcccaaaCACTACAAAGCTTGATggttagttgattatttgaataagCGGTGTAGTGCTTAGGAAAGAAAGGAAACCCCGGGGTCCTgaggactgagtttggggaaaCCCTGAGTTACAGTGGTAATAAGTTAAAATGGGGAGTCCAGGTCCTTCAGTTCCAACAGGTACTTGCTAAGTGCCTTCTCAGAAGCCCAGCACCCTACAGCCATGGAGCCCTTCAGGAGCCACTTAAGCAGTCCCACAGTGACCCCTGGAGAGACAAGGGGAGCCAGAGTCTTGACCCCCACCATAGGGGCCACCATTTGGGGCAGGCTGAGGGCCACACTGCCCAGGGCCCCGACAGCGTTTCCCGCAAACAGACACACGGTGAGCGAGCAGGAGACGGCAGAGAGCGCCAGACAGCGTGACATCAGCATCAACTCGTCCGCTGACAGCCAATCGCAGAGCACCGGGAGGAGAGCTGAGCCAATAAGGAGGGTGTTGGCTGTGGTGCGGTCTTCGCTGAGCCACAGGAAGCCGAAGGAGACTAGCGGTGGAGCCAGGACCTCGCCGGCCCACTCCAGGTCCCCCTGTACAGAGGTCAGGTATGGGCTGAAGGAGACAGGCAGGGTGCAGAGGCCTGAGGAGAGACCGAGCAGAAAGAAACCCACTGCTGGAGCTCTGTGGTCctacgagagaaagagggagatgagggaacatTCAGGGTGAGCAGAAAGAAACCCACTGCTGGAGCTCTGTGGTCctacgagagaaagagggagatgagggaacagTCAGGGTGAGCAGAAAGAAACCCACCGCTGGAGCTCTGTGGTCctacgagagaaagagggagatgagggaacagTCAGGGTGAGGAGAAAGAAACCCACTGCTGGAGCTCTGTGGTTctacgagagaaagagggaacagTCAGGGTGAGCAGAAAGAAACCCACTGCTGGAGCTCTGTGGTCctacgagagaaagagggagatgagggaacagTCAGGGTGAGGAGAAAGAAACCCACTTCTGGAGCTCTGTGGTCctacgagagaaagagggagatgagggaacagTCAGGGTGAGGAGAAAGAAACCCACTGCTGGAGCTCTGTGGTCctacgagagaaagagggagatgagggaacagTCAGGGTGAGCAGAAAGAAACCCACTGCTGGAGCTCTGTGGTCctacgagagaaagagggagatgagggaacagTCAGGGTGAGCAGAAAGAAACCCACTGCTGGAGCTCTGTGGTCctacgagagaaagagggagatgagggaacagTCAGGGTGAGCAGAAAGAAACCCACTGCTGGAGCTCTGTGGTCctacgagagaaagagggagatgacgGAACAGTCAGGGTGAGCAGAAAGAAACCCACCGCTGGAGCTCTGTGGTCctacgagagaaagagggagatgagggaacatTCAGGGTGAGCAGAAAGAAACCCACTGCTGGAGCTCTGTGGTCctacgagagaaagagggagatgagggaacagTCAGGGTGAGCAGAAAGAAACCCACCGCTGGAGCTCTGTGGTCctacgagagaaagagggagatgagggaacagTCAGGGTGAGGAGAAAGAAACCCACTGCTGGAGCTCTGTGGTCctacgagagaaagagggaacagTCAGGGTGAGCAGAAAGAAACCCACTGCTGGAGCTCTGTGGTCctacgagagaaagagggagatgagggaacagTCAGGGTGAGCAGAAAGAAACCCACTGCTGGAGCTCTGTGGTCctacgagagaaagagggagatgagggaacagTCAGGGTGAGCAGAAAGAAACCCACTGCTGGAGCTCTGTGGTCctacgagagaaagagggagatgagggaacagTCAGGGTGAGCAGAAAGAAACCCACCGCTGGAGCTCTGTGGTCctacgagagaaagagggagatgagggaacagTCAGGGTGAGCAGAAAGAAACCCACTGCTGGAGCTCTGTGGTCctacgagagaaagagggagatgagggaacagTCAGGGTGAGCAGAAAGAAACCCACTGCTGGAGCTCTGTGGTCctacgagagaaagagggagatgagggaacagTCAGGGTGAGCAGAAAGAAACCCACTGCTGGAGCTCTGTGGTCctacgagagaaagagggagatgagggaacagTCAGGGTGAGGAGAAAGAAACCCACTGCTGGAGCTCTGTGGTCctacgagagaaagagggagatgagggaacagTCAGGGTGAGCAGAAAGAAACCCACTGCTGGAGCTCTGTGGTCctacgagagaaagagggagatgagggaacagTCAGGGTGAGGAGAAAGAAACCCACTGCTGGAGCTCTGTGGTCctacgagagaaagagggagatgagggaacagTCAGGGTGAGGAGAAAGAACGAGTCATGACAATAATCAGTGGCAAAGGGGTTGAGAATGGTTTAATGGTACACAAGAGTTACCCTCAAGTGTCTCACTCAGGTGAACACCAATATATCCCAAAATTACCTTGAAGAGCTGATATGCTGTGTACAGGGCAGAGACGGACAGTGTGACGTTGGAACATGCTGTGATCAACTCTGTCAGACAGCCTGCCATTGGTCTTGACTCAAATCCAAAGCTACAGTTGGAGGATCACTGTTCATTTGATATGAAGAGACTGAGTGGGATTTGTGAAAGAGAAGAAGTTTTCAGATATCTGCAAGTAAACTGTTGAATACAATACCAAAGTTGAGAAAATACTGTTGAAAGTAAGCTAGTAGTCTTGTCTTGCACCATAGCTATGTGTACAGTGTTAACATTCTAAACAGCTATGTTTCAGGTAAGTAGCCACGTTTAGAATGACCAAAGGCAAGACTGAAACTCATATGTGAGCTTAAAAATATCTGTTAACATTCAACATTACCTGTCTCTGTTCCGCTTGTTTGAACACGTGAGACAAGCAGTACCAGGATGTGGGCgttcccagaccgtaaacaactGCGCATGCTCGGCTCGGCTTCCACCAAATTGGAAAAATATGGCGGCGCTGTTGACAACAGTAACAGAGCAGTGGATACGAGAGAAGGTACATCTAAATCACCATTGCCTTGGTAATATATTTGACACTTAAATTATAGCTTGTAAGTTGGTAGCCTAGATGTATGATTAGTTTGATTTAAAACCAGTTTTAAACTTCCATTAATAGCTAATTAACGCACAGAGACTTTGCTTAGTGCTAACGTTAGCTCGCCTGCTAGGCTAGCTGACAAAACAGTGCTTTGAATTTGTCTGGCCACAGGTAGCTATCTAGTGAAAGATGGACAACGTTACCATGGGTCTACAACTACCCAAGTACTCTACTTTGATTGCTGGCTACTAACATTCATGACCACTTTACAGCAGATGTGAGATCACTGAGCCTCCCAGGATCATACAAGGAGAAAATCAGGCATCTGGGAATCTCACTAAAGAACTTTGTCCGTTTGAAAACCCTGAACCTCTCCTGTAATGCACTAATCTCTGTCGAGGTGAGATGTCTATCAACAGacaaatgtatatacagtacatggtgAAATGGTGACTGAAGTCTgagtgtgtagatgtgtagatcTGATTGCGTCCACAATGGTACGCTATTACatattattccctatatagtgcactacttctaaccaCTGTTTTGggcaaaagtagttcactatgtagggaatagggcacaaTTTGGGACATACACTGAATGTGTAAGTCACATTTGTTTGagtgggtataatttgtggaacgttccaacaggaatctggTTTCCAACAAACAACGCATAGTAATACAAAGTAACATGATAGAGTCACCTCGCTAACTAGCTGccgaataggcatcaactcaccacgtagcttatTCTTCATGTTTGTCCATAGGCTACCAGAGTGAGGACAGACATTTTTTGGTGAGGTGATTTAAAAATGTAATGAAATAGCCCATTCCCTACCCTTTATCTTAATCTGCCTCTATACAACTTTGTATGTgttgtttgttggcaaccttgttATTTACTAAGTTCttggaacagattcctgttggaatgttccacaaattataccccccccccctcctattTGTTTATTTCTATGTTTGTTCATCTATAGGGGGTCCAACACTTGAAGAGGCTGGAGAGGCTGAACTTGTACTACAACAACATTCCCTCCCTTCAGGAGGTCAAAGTGCTCTGGCAGCTGACTgctctgagagagctggacctgaggcTCAACCCTCTGGCTAAAACAGATCCACACTACCGCCTGTACTTTGTGCACGCACTGTCCAACCTTCGCAGGCTTGGTACCTATAGCTACCATATGTTCATTGTGGGTCCGATTGGCTGTCCAATTACTTTGCTGTTAGATAGTTCTTCTTACCAATCTGACATTTGATGTTTGTTTtatattgttttttttcttcctgtaGATGACTGTCCAGTCAGGGACAGTGAGAGAAGAGCTTCAATCATGCATTTCTCCTCAGACTCTGTGCTCCGACCCCAACAGACAAGCTCCTCGGAGACAGACATCACTGATCAGAGGTACTGTACACTACAGTATTAGACAGACATCACTGACCAGaggtactgtactctacagtattAGACAGGCATCACTGACCAGaggtactgtactctacagtgtTAGACAGACATCACTGACCAGaggtactgtactctacagtgtTAGACAGACATCACTGACCAGagatactgtactctacagtattAGACAGGCATCACTGACCAGaggtactgtactctacagtgtTAATACACCAGCTTGCTAATGTCAGGAGGTCTTGTTTGCACACCAAGGTCTCTTGTCTGCATTAGATATTGATTTGTATTATTAGAAAACACCCAGAAAGACAAACTTCAGAtttcattttatttaactagtaaGCTGTTCTTTATGTGTCATTGTTTCCAATAGTGTGTACAGTGACGTTACAGTGTTATAGATTGTATTATACAATATTCTTCTAGTAGTGCTATGTTATGACGTAATGCGTGTTTGATTGGTGTGTTCCAGGAGCAGTAAGTTGAGGATGGCCTCAGTAAATCGCCTGGCCAAGAAGCTCTCTGTCCTGGATGACAACGATGACATAGTGTTGAACCTTGTCGCTAAGAGCAACTGGGACCAAAGTGAACCTCTGTTCCTGACTGGCTCTTCCCACAAGGAGTCAGAGTCCCAGCTTTAtcatcagatcagagaggagTGTGAGTTTATGTTGTTTGATCACAGAATACTACATCATTATTTTAATAATGACAAATGACAGTATGAAGTGGTATTAGAGTGTGATGTACACCATGACTGTTAATGTAGGGACAGTCCACCAGGGGGAGACAAATGTTCTTATTTTTTCCCTAGGAACATGGGGAATTTAGCTCATTTATGGCAAGATTTCAGAGATTTACCCTTAATTGATTTCATTCAGTACTTGATGAAATGTATGTTTAACTAGTTACATTTACGGTCTACCTTTTTTCAAGTGAGCAAACAAGCCTTCAGTATAAAATGTgcatgttttattttcattatgATCAGCTTGTCATTCCCAGTCCAATGGTCAACGTTTAAGAGAAGGATCTCGAAGGAAAGGTTCTTCCTCCTCGTTGAAAACGTCAGAGGGGCCGAGGGTAACCTTTAACCCCCGCGTAGAGAAGCACAGCGGGACTAGCTCTggatgggaggagcgagagaaactccccaaacaccTGAGAGTCACGGCCAAGGGCCACTTCACCCCTCACCCTGGTGAGGTGACACTGAATATCCTCTCTGTCACCGCCACAAATCAGATGGCATGAATGGCCTAATACAACATTCTGAGTGTTTTGCACTGGTTTCCTCTTCCTTTAGATAAAGTTGACCAGCAGAAGTCTTCCTTGGTAAAGATCCGCCCCCCCAGTCCAAGAAGTCCCTGTCCCAGTAGGTCTGATGCCACCAACCCCATCCTGCACCCTCCCAGACTGTCCTACCATAACACCCAGCAGACAGCAGGGGGCTCCACCTCACCACAGAAACATGCCAAGCAACAGAAGGTGAGACGTTTCAGAGAGAGAACCCACTTATCCCTACCGTACCATTCATCCACCCTAGAGAAAACCCACCTATCCCTACCGTACCATTCATTAATCATAGAGAAAACCCACCTATCCCTACCGTACCATTCATCCACCCTAGAGAAAACCCACCTATCCCTACAGTACCATTCATTAATAGAGAAAACCCACCTATCCCTACCGTACCATTCATTAATCATAGAGAAAACCCACCTATCCCTACAGTACCATTCATTAATCATAGAGAGAACCCACCTATCCCTACCGTACCATTCATCCACCCTAGAGAAAACCCACCTATCCCTACCGTACCATTCATTAATCATAGAGAAAACCCACCTATCCCTACAGTACCATTCATTCACCATAGAGAAAACCCACCTATCCCTACCGTACCATTCATTAATCATAGAGAAAACCCACCTATCCCTACCGTACCATTCATTAATCATAGAGAAAACCCACCTATCCCTACCGTACCATTCATTAATCATAGAGAAAACCCACCTATCCCTACAGTACCATTCATTAATCATAGAGAAAACCCACCTATCCCTACAGTACCATTCATTAATAATAGAGAAAACCCACCTATCCCTACAGTACCATTCATTAATCATAGAGAAAACCCACCTATCCCTACAGTACCATTCATTCATCATAGAGAAAACCCACCTATCCCTACAGTACCATTCATTAATCATAGAGAGAACCCACCTATCCCTACCGTACCATTCATCCACCCTAGAGAAAACCCACCTATCCCTACCGTACCATTCATCCACCCTAGAGAAAACCCACCTATCCCTACCGTACCATTCATCCACCCTAGAGAAAACCCACCTATCCCTACCGTACCATTCATTAATCATAGAGAAAACCCACCTATCCCTACCGTACCATTCATCCACCCTAGAGAAAACCCACCTATCCCTACCGTACCATTCATTAATCATAGAGAAAACCCACCTATCCCTACCGTACCATTCATCCACCCTAGAGAAAACCCACCTATCCCTACCGTACCATTCATTCACCATAGAGAAAACCCACCTATCCCTACAGTACCATTCATTAATCATAGAGAAAACCCACCTATCCGTACAGTACCATTCATTAATCATAGAGAAAACCCACCTATCCCTACAGTACCATTCATTAATCATAGAGAAAACCCACCTATCCCTACAGTACCATTCATTAATCATAGAGAAAACCCACCTATCCCTACCGTACCATTCATCCACCCTAGAGAAAACCCACCTATCCCTACAGTACCATTCATTAATCATAGAGAAAACCCACCTATCCCTACAGTACCATTCATCCACCCTAGAGAAAACCCACCTATCCCTACAGTACCATTCATTAATCATAGAGAAAACCCACCTATCCCTACCGTACCATTCATTAATCATAGAGAAAACCCACCTATCCCTACCGTACCATTCATCCACCCTAGAGAAAACCCACCTATCCCTACAGTACCATTCATTAATCATAGAGAGAACCCACCTATCCCTACAGTACCATTCATTAATCATAGAGAAAACCCACCTATCCCTACAGTACCATTCATTAATCATAGAGAAAACCCACCTATCCCTACCGTACCATTCATCCACCCTAGAGAAAACCCACCTATCCCTACAGTACCATTCATTAATCATAGAGAAAACCCACCTATCCCTACCGTACCATTCATTAATCATAGAGAAAACCCACCTATCCCTACAGTACCATTCATTAATCATAGAGAAAACCCACCTATCCatacagtaccattcattaatcatagagaaaacccacctatccatacagtaccattcattaaTCATAGAGAAAACCCACCTATCCCTACAGTACCATTCATTAATCATAGAGAAAACCCACCTATCCATACAGTACCATTCATTCATCATAGAGAAAACCCACCTATCCCTACAGTACCATTCATTAATCATAGAGAAAACCCACCTATCCCTACAGTACCATTCATCCACCCTAGAGAAAACCCACCTATCCCTACAGTACCATTCATTAATCATAGAGAAAACCCACCTATCCCTACAGTACCATTCATTAATCATAGAGAAAACCCACCTATCCCTACAGTACCATTCATTAATCATAGAGAAAACCCACCTATCCCTACAGTACCATTCATTAATCATAGAGAAAACCCACCTATCCCTACAGTACCATTCATTAATCATAGAGAAAACCCACCTATCCCTACAGTACCATTCATTAATCATAGAGAAAACCCACCTATCCCTACAGTACCATTCATTAATCATAGAGAGAACCCACCTATCCatacagtaccattcattaatcatagagaaaacccacctatccctacagtaccattcattaatcatagagagaacccacctatccatacagtaccattcattaatcatagagaaaacccacctatccctacagtaccattcattaatcatagagaaaacccacctatccctacagtaccattcattaatcatagagaaaacccacctatccctacagtaccattcattaatcatagagaaaacccacctatccatacagtaccattcattaaTCATAGAGAAAACCCACCTATCCCTACAGTACCATTCATTAATAATAGAGAAAACCC
Proteins encoded:
- the cep72 gene encoding centrosomal protein of 72 kDa isoform X2, whose product is MAALLTTVTEQWIREKVHLNHHCLADVRSLSLPGSYKEKIRHLGISLKNFVRLKTLNLSCNALISVEGVQHLKRLERLNLYYNNIPSLQEVKVLWQLTALRELDLRLNPLAKTDPHYRLYFVHALSNLRRLDDCPVRDSERRASIMHFSSDSVLRPQQTSSSETDITDQRSSKLRMASVNRLAKKLSVLDDNDDIVLNLVAKSNWDQSEPLFLTGSSHKESESQLYHQIREESCHSQSNGQRLREGSRRKGSSSSLKTSEGPRVTFNPRVEKHSGTSSGWEEREKLPKHLRVTAKGHFTPHPDKVDQQKSSLVKIRPPSPRSPCPSRSDATNPILHPPRLSYHNTQQTAGGSTSPQKHAKQQKGSYRKPMEMLLSLVNKHWTGERPLHHDNNFLSQAVQILSMMEQDVSGGEAEVRTLRGNVEELKEQAEIRDQDHRTETHRLTTQLEEAHMSVDSLNEQLRILLEDNVSLQKQMIRLEKQYLNSMMKSSPNTEICEKRAEVDELRKKVSELREKVEEGERVKELAGMLQENHRSLLATNEHLLGDLERTGRRL
- the cep72 gene encoding centrosomal protein of 72 kDa isoform X3; the protein is MAALLTTVTEQWIREKVHLNHHCLDVRSLSLPGSYKEKIRHLGISLKNFVRLKTLNLSCNALISVEGVQHLKRLERLNLYYNNIPSLQEVKVLWQLTALRELDLRLNPLAKTDPHYRLYFVHALSNLRRLDDCPVRDSERRASIMHFSSDSVLRPQQTSSSETDITDQRSSKLRMASVNRLAKKLSVLDDNDDIVLNLVAKSNWDQSEPLFLTGSSHKESESQLYHQIREESCHSQSNGQRLREGSRRKGSSSSLKTSEGPRVTFNPRVEKHSGTSSGWEEREKLPKHLRVTAKGHFTPHPDKVDQQKSSLVKIRPPSPRSPCPSRSDATNPILHPPRLSYHNTQQTAGGSTSPQKHAKQQKGSYRKPMEMLLSLVNKHWTGERPLHHDNNFLSQAVQILSMMEQDVSGGEAEVRTLRGNVEELKEQAEIRDQDHRTETHRLTTQLEEAHMSVDSLNEQLRILLEDNVSLQKQMIRLEKQYLNSMMKSSPNTEICEKRAEVDELRKKVSELREKVEEGERVKELAGMLQENHRSLLATNEHLLGDLERTGRRL
- the cep72 gene encoding centrosomal protein of 72 kDa isoform X1, with the protein product MWAFPDRKQLRMLGSASTKLEKYGGAVDNSNRAVDTREADVRSLSLPGSYKEKIRHLGISLKNFVRLKTLNLSCNALISVEGVQHLKRLERLNLYYNNIPSLQEVKVLWQLTALRELDLRLNPLAKTDPHYRLYFVHALSNLRRLDDCPVRDSERRASIMHFSSDSVLRPQQTSSSETDITDQRSSKLRMASVNRLAKKLSVLDDNDDIVLNLVAKSNWDQSEPLFLTGSSHKESESQLYHQIREESCHSQSNGQRLREGSRRKGSSSSLKTSEGPRVTFNPRVEKHSGTSSGWEEREKLPKHLRVTAKGHFTPHPDKVDQQKSSLVKIRPPSPRSPCPSRSDATNPILHPPRLSYHNTQQTAGGSTSPQKHAKQQKGSYRKPMEMLLSLVNKHWTGERPLHHDNNFLSQAVQILSMMEQDVSGGEAEVRTLRGNVEELKEQAEIRDQDHRTETHRLTTQLEEAHMSVDSLNEQLRILLEDNVSLQKQMIRLEKQYLNSMMKSSPNTEICEKRAEVDELRKKVSELREKVEEGERVKELAGMLQENHRSLLATNEHLLGDLERTGRRL
- the LOC135575132 gene encoding transmembrane protein 276-like, with the protein product MAGCLTELITACSNVTLSVSALYTAYQLFKDHRAPAVGFFLLGLSSGLCTLPVSFSPYLTSVQGDLEWAGEVLAPPLVSFGFLWLSEDRTTANTLLIGSALLPVLCDWLSADELMLMSRCLALSAVSCSLTVCLFAGNAVGALGSVALSLPQMVAPMVGVKTLAPLVSPGVTVGLLKWLLKGSMAVGCWASEKALSKYLLELKDLDSPF